A genomic stretch from Insulibacter thermoxylanivorax includes:
- the carA gene encoding glutamine-hydrolyzing carbamoyl-phosphate synthase small subunit encodes MKAKLYLADDTVLSGKAFGAQGETVGDLIFYTGMTGYQEMLTNPANSGKILTFTYPLIGNYGLSREDSEALTPWVQGIIVREYADYASNWRAVSDLDMFMKKHGIIGISDIDTRMLTRILRRRGRMKAVLTTYDKTDAELKERLHADPEPADLVARVSTRHVQRIPGTRIGRGSGKRVVIIDYGCKMSIMQALIDRGVDLVIVPYDTPASEILDLGPDGVLLSNGPGDPKHLLSTSVPVVQQLLGTVPLFGIGLGHQVFALASGADTIRMTSDHRGSQPVKDLLSGRSLITSQNHEYTVEPSSLARSGLIVTHLNQHDQSIEGLMHPKHSAFSVQFYPEASPGSEDCVYLFDRFLSMIEKYQERPMGKRVNAERQRAAASGDGDGKHTILEGAGA; translated from the coding sequence GTGAAAGCGAAACTTTATTTGGCTGACGACACCGTCCTCTCCGGGAAGGCCTTCGGCGCCCAAGGAGAAACGGTCGGTGATCTCATATTCTATACAGGTATGACCGGCTATCAGGAGATGTTGACGAATCCTGCGAACAGCGGCAAGATCCTGACCTTCACCTATCCGCTTATCGGCAATTACGGTCTGAGCCGCGAGGACAGCGAGGCCCTTACGCCTTGGGTACAGGGGATCATCGTACGTGAGTACGCCGACTATGCGAGCAATTGGCGGGCGGTCAGCGACCTGGATATGTTCATGAAAAAACACGGCATCATCGGCATCTCAGACATCGATACGCGCATGCTGACGCGCATCCTGCGCCGCCGCGGCCGGATGAAAGCCGTCCTGACTACGTATGACAAGACCGATGCGGAACTTAAAGAGCGCTTGCACGCGGATCCCGAACCCGCTGATCTCGTCGCCCGCGTCTCCACCCGCCACGTTCAGCGCATCCCCGGCACAAGAATCGGCCGGGGCAGCGGCAAGCGCGTTGTCATTATCGACTATGGCTGCAAGATGAGCATCATGCAAGCGCTCATCGACCGCGGCGTTGATCTTGTCATCGTGCCATACGATACGCCCGCTTCGGAGATTCTCGATCTTGGACCGGACGGCGTCCTGCTCTCCAATGGACCCGGCGATCCGAAGCATCTATTGTCCACGTCCGTTCCTGTCGTCCAGCAATTGCTGGGCACCGTTCCTCTCTTCGGGATCGGGCTGGGACATCAAGTGTTTGCTCTGGCAAGCGGTGCGGATACGATTCGTATGACCTCCGATCACCGCGGCAGTCAACCGGTGAAGGATCTCTTGTCCGGCCGCAGCCTGATCACTTCGCAGAACCATGAATATACCGTGGAGCCGTCTTCTCTGGCGAGGAGCGGGCTCATCGTTACCCATCTCAATCAGCATGACCAGTCCATCGAAGGGCTGATGCATCCCAAACACTCCGCTTTTTCCGTGCAGTTCTATCCCGAGGCTTCTCCCGGGTCTGAGGATTGCGTGTATCTGTTTGACCGCTTCCTAAGCATGATTGAGAAGTATCAAGAGCGTCCGATGGGAAAGCGGGTGAATGCGGAAAGGCAGCGTGCGGCAGCGT